The Fulvia fulva chromosome 13, complete sequence genome window below encodes:
- a CDS encoding Malic acid transport protein, with amino-acid sequence MPNEQHLFWQRYLPSTNPSRATSALPSRAGSQVNLNDTEKLKHLDGIDLRLPVPDDLSYLVPTRERIKHFTWAWFTLPMSTGGLALPLHNTPNRFPGLETIGKVVYIFDLVIFLSLCAMMATRFIMNPGALKKSLMHPTESLFFATFFLAFVSVVSCMQIYGGPSTGPWLTVVVRVLFWIYVAATFTTAVSQYLVLFSAKRLTIQSMTPGWVLPIFPIMLTVSQREAIIVAGITFQGLGWMVAFMVYAIYMHRLMQFGLPAPNLRPGMFIAVGPPSFTGLALIGLSQALHEDMGDFQARPGIIIVLQTMADFIAIFLWCLSLWFFCIAMLSVLGGVKKMTFHLAWWAFVFPNVGFTIATIRIGEQLGSEGILWVASIMTILLVAMWIFVLVAHVRAVWMRQIMMPGVDEDKEDYKANDRKNDIPVPPDHQRRTMR; translated from the exons ATGCCTAACGAACAGCACCTCTTCTGGCAACGGTACCTCCCATCTACGAACCCGTCTCGCGCCACATCAGCCCTGCCATCGAGAGCAGGGTCGCAGGTCAATTTGAATGATACTGAGAAGCTCAAGCATCTCGATGGCATCGATTTGCGGTTGCCGGTTCCTGATGATCTTTCATATCTCGTTCCGACACGGGAGCGGATTAAGCACTTTACTTGGGCATGGTTCACACT ACCGATGAGCACAGGAGGTCTCGCTCTTCCCCTCCACAACACACCCAACCGCTTTCCGGGCCTTGAGACGATAGGCAAAGTTGTCTACATCTTCGACCTTGTCATCTTCCTCTCACTATGTGCAATGATGGCAACCCGGTTCATCATGAACCCTGGCGCCCTGAAGAAGTCATTGATGCACCCGACCGAGTCTCTCTTCTTTGCGACATTCTTTCTCGCCTTCGTCAGTGTGGTCAGCTGCATGCAGATCTACGGAGGACCTAGCACCGGGCCCTGGCTGACAGTGGTCGTGCGGGTCCTCTTCTGGATCTACGTTGCCGCGACTTTCACCACTGCTGTGTCGCAATACCTGGTCCTCTTCTCTGCCAAGCGGTTGACGATACAGAGTATGACGCCGGGTTGGGTTCTGCCTATCTTCCCAA TCATGCTTACCG TATCCCAACGCGAAGCCATCATCGTCGCCGGCATCACATTCCAAGGACTCGGCTGGATGGTTGCCTTCATGGTCTACGCCATCTACATGCACCGCCTGATGCAGTTCGGCCTTCCCGCTCCAAACCTCCGACCCGGCATGTTCATCGCCGTCGGCCCACCATCTTTCACAGGCTTGGCCCTCATCGGCCTCTCGCAGGCACTCCACGAGGACATGGGTGACTTCCAAGCACGACCCGGCATAATCATCGTACTCCAGACCATGGCAGACTTCATCGCCATCTTCCTCTGGTGCCTCAGCTTGTGGTTCTTCTGCATTGCGATGCTTAGTGTGCTCGGAGGAGTGAAGAAGATGACGTTTCATCTCGCTTGGTGGGCTTTCGTGTTCCCGAATGTGGGCTTCACGATTGCGACGATACGGATTGGTGAACAGCTTGGGAGTGAGGGGATACTATGGGTAGCTTCGATCATGACGATCTTGCTGGTGGCTATGTGGATCTTTGTGCTTGTTGCTCATGTGAGAGCAGTGTGGATGAGGCAGATCATGATGCCGGGTGTTGATGAGGATAAGGAGGACTACAAGGCGAATGATAGGAAGAATGATATCCCGGTGCCGCCGGATCATCAGAGGAGGACGATGCGGTGA